The following coding sequences lie in one Rutidosis leptorrhynchoides isolate AG116_Rl617_1_P2 chromosome 6, CSIRO_AGI_Rlap_v1, whole genome shotgun sequence genomic window:
- the LOC139854589 gene encoding uncharacterized protein — MVNETGDGSKTTHVSDLDFGDPLYLHSSDTSITALISMKLKGTENYNVWSRAMLLALQTKNKTGFIDGTVTKNTTDSVLALQWDRCNSVDHNDLIKLIQFLMGLDEFYHAVRSNILTREKLPSVQTAFSIVSREESHRDSSTIRGVGKSQQSAFLVSKTFDNKKKFGRGHNLNLKCTKCNMNGHTIDRCYEIVWYPPGWVKRNNNNTNKSIPVTTLWDKELLSHLTR, encoded by the exons ATGGTAAATGAAACTGGTGATGGGTCCAAGACTACTCATGTGAGTGATCTTGACTTTGGTGATCCACTCTATTTGCATTCTAGTGATACTAGCATTACTGCACTCATTTCTATGAAACTAAAGGGAACTGAAAACTATAATGTCTGGAGTAGGGCTATGTTATTAGCTTTACAAACAAAAAATAAAACTGGTTTCATAGATGGTACTGTGACCAAAAATACTACTGATAGTGTGCTTGCTTTACAATGGGATAGATGCAATTCTGTG GACCACAATGATCTTATAAAACTTATACAATTTTTGATGGGTCTTGATGAATTTTATCATGCTGTTAGGAGCAATATTCTCACTAGGGAAAAGTTACCAAGTGTACAAACTGCTTTTTCTATTGTGTCAAGAGAGGAGTCTCATAGAGATTCCTCCACCATCAGAGGGGTTGGAAAGTCCCAACAGTCTGCTTTTCTTGTCTCAAAAACTTTTGATAATAAAAAGAAATTTGGAAGAGGTCATAACTTAAACCTAAAGTGCACTAAGTGCAATATGAATGGGCATACCATTGACAGATGTTATGAAATAGTTTGGTACCCTCCTGGTTGGGTAAAAAGGAACAATAACAACACCAACAAAAGCATCCCAGTAACAACTCTGTGGGACAAGGAACTCCTTTCACACCTGACCAGATAA